CCTGGAGATCGTTCGCAATACTCAATGGTCGCCCCAAGCGTGTGGATCGCGTGGAAGAGGGAAGATTAACGTCCCGCGCGTGCCGGGATCAGCTCCCCGATCCGCCGCCTTCCTCACGTTCCAGGTCCTGCATGCGCAGGCGGAGGAAGTCGTCCAGCGAGTCGTCGGGGACGCGGTAGATCTCGGCCAGGAAGCGGCGCGTCTCGGACTCGTTCCGCTGGAGCTGGCGCAGCATGGCGCCCAGGCGCTCCAGCGGCATCCCCAGCCGCCCCGCCGCGCCGGCCAGGCGCTCGTAGGCATCGCGGCGGGCCTGCCGCTCCTCGTTGGTCTCACCCTCGAACCATGGCTCGCGCACCAGCATCTCCCTCCGTCCCTTTCGCTGTCCCCTGTCCCCTGTCCCCTGTCCCCTGTCCCCTGTCCCCTGTCCCCTGCCCCCTGTCCCCTGCCCCCTGCCCCCTGCCCCCTGCCCCCTGCCGTTCAGCTCCGCGCCCACTCGCCGTACAGCGGGAAGCGCGAGCACATCTCCCGCACCTCGCCGCGCACGGCCGTGGCCACCTGCTCGTCGTCCGGCGCGGCGATCACGCGTTCGATGAGGCCGGCGATGGCGCGCATCTCCGCCTCGCCCAGGCCGCGCGTGGTGAGCGCGGGGGTGCCGATGCGGATGCCGCTGGTCACGAACGGCGACTCGGTCTCGCCGGGAACGGTGTTCTTGTTCACCGTGATCCCCGCGCGGTCCAGCGACTTCTCGGCCACCTTCCCCGTCACCCCCTTGTTGCGGAGGTCCACCAGCATCAGGTGGTTGTCGGTGCCGCCGGACACCAGGTTGAAGCCGCGCTCCATCAATCCCCCGGCCAGCGCCTTGGCGTTCGCGATCACGCGGCCCGAGTAGTCGGCGAAGTCCGGCCGCAGCGCCTCCTCGAACGCCACCGCCTTGGCGGCGATCACGTGCATCAGCGGGCCGCCCTGGATGCCGGGGAAGATCTGCTTGTCGATGGCCTTGCCGTGCTCCTCGCGCGCCAGGATCAGCCCGCCGCGGGGGCCGCGCAGCGTCTTGTGCGTGGTCGACGTCACCACGTCGGCATGGGGGACGGGGGAGGGGTGATGGCCGGTGGCGACGAGACCCGCGATGTGCGCCATGTCCACCATCAGCTTCGCCCCGCACTCGCGGGCGATCTCGGCGAACACCTCGAAGTCGATGATGCGCGGATAGGCGCTGGCGCCCGCGATGATCATCTTCGGCTTCACCTTCACCGCCTGGTCGCGCAGGGCGCCGTAGTCGATGCGGTGGTCGTCGGGGCGCACGCCGTAGGCCACGATGTTGTACAGGCGGCCGCTGAAGTTCACCGGCGAGCCGTGCGTCAGGTGGCCGCCCTCCGACAGGTTCATCCCCAGCACGGTGTCG
This DNA window, taken from Longimicrobium sp., encodes the following:
- the glyA gene encoding serine hydroxymethyltransferase, translating into MDALKQADPEIHRLLVAEAERQENQLEMIASENFTSQAVLQAMGSVLTNKYAEGLPGKRYYGGCEVVDEVERLAISRLLQLFGADHANVQAHSGAQANMAAYFALLEPGDTVLGMNLSEGGHLTHGSPVNFSGRLYNIVAYGVRPDDHRIDYGALRDQAVKVKPKMIIAGASAYPRIIDFEVFAEIARECGAKLMVDMAHIAGLVATGHHPSPVPHADVVTSTTHKTLRGPRGGLILAREEHGKAIDKQIFPGIQGGPLMHVIAAKAVAFEEALRPDFADYSGRVIANAKALAGGLMERGFNLVSGGTDNHLMLVDLRNKGVTGKVAEKSLDRAGITVNKNTVPGETESPFVTSGIRIGTPALTTRGLGEAEMRAIAGLIERVIAAPDDEQVATAVRGEVREMCSRFPLYGEWARS